The Corynebacterium comes genome window below encodes:
- a CDS encoding Pls/PosA family non-ribosomal peptide synthetase: MTLHNVPRQFLRAAEAPAKRTLYDILAATAAEYPEAAAIDDGEILTYAELMDEVHALAAELHANGIRRGDRIGIRMTSGSRDLYIAILATIAAGAAYVPVDADDPEERAEMVFSEGNINGVFTDEGFRMLSPRAGGDKHRPQLGDTAWIIFTSGSTGKPKGVAVSHRSAAAFVDAEAQLFLVNSPGGPLGPEDRVLAGLSVAFDASCEEMWLAWRHGACLVPAPRSLVRSGMDLGPWLIRRDITVVSTVPTLAGLWPAEALDNIRLLIVGGEACSQELVERLATEDREMWNTYGPTEATVVASATQLYPDHPVGIGLPLAGWDLLVVDEQDQPVEVGQVGELVIGGVGLARYLDPEKDAEKYAPMPTVGWPRAYRSGDHVRLEEDGLYFIGRVDDQVKIGGRRIELGEVEANVAALPNVYNSAVAVQKTGANQSVLVGYVSLDDPEIDFDHEAAHQRLAETMPAALVPRICVMEELPIRTSGKVDKKALPWPLPGVGVEATDLNPTETWLAELWVDVLGTSVADADSDFFTLGGTSLAAATLVGRIRRQVPTVAVRDLYDHPRLGSLAEAVESIAKKSGVSLVDTTPVEPRVVRPVGAGTRLAQLLIQVPMMTLQATTWLGWILLGGNLARLAGVEWAVHTSWWLIAFLLVVFGSPVGRLPLGGLGARLLTAGIRPGDYRRGGATHLRIWAAERWAEASGSHSISGATWVIYYARSLGVKIGRGVDLHSLPPVTGLLTLGDHSAIEPEVDMSGYWVDGDILRVGAIDVGSQARVGARSTLLPGTVIGADAHVEAGSTVTGGRPVKPGARWSGSPAEKVGRSKHRFPDEHPPRRTRWVPIYGLTSLLLSLQPLVAIALGGLVVLTLVQYTDGNPLLGGVVFAPLGGLVAFAFYMVATWLGVRLLSLGLKPGVTPVRSFHGWQLWTIERLMDDARTYLFPLYAGQLTPMWLRSLGAKIGRDVEVSTAVMVPKLTEVRDGAFLADDTLIGGYELGGGWMLTGETRVGKRSFVGNSGITGPGRKLPKNSLVAVLSSTPKKAKANTNWWGSPPERMRRVLVDAGGGEALTYNPGLKVKVFRGFIETMRLLAPMVSAMLLAAVVGTLYWLTVNVGVWAAWLAGGVTLMVAGLVAMVITVLVKWFCVGKHRPGDHPLWSEFVWLNELQDAFVESVAGPWFLQHNLGAGELNVALRALGVRIGRGAWIETYWFPETDLCVVGRGASVGPGTVVQTHLFQDRVMSLDYVTIGDGATLAAHSVALPAATLGEGATVGPGSLVMRGDQVPANTVWQGNPIEPWTGVKS, from the coding sequence ATGACCCTCCACAATGTTCCCCGCCAGTTCCTCCGTGCCGCCGAAGCCCCCGCCAAACGCACGCTCTACGACATTCTCGCCGCCACCGCCGCCGAGTACCCTGAGGCAGCCGCCATCGACGACGGCGAGATCCTCACCTACGCGGAGCTCATGGACGAGGTGCACGCACTAGCGGCCGAACTGCACGCCAACGGCATCCGTCGCGGTGACCGCATCGGCATCCGGATGACCTCAGGCAGCCGTGACCTCTACATCGCCATCCTCGCCACCATCGCCGCCGGCGCGGCCTATGTGCCGGTGGACGCCGATGACCCGGAGGAGCGCGCAGAGATGGTGTTCTCCGAGGGGAACATCAACGGCGTGTTCACCGACGAGGGCTTCCGCATGCTCTCCCCGCGCGCAGGTGGCGACAAGCACCGCCCGCAGCTCGGCGACACCGCCTGGATCATCTTCACCTCCGGTTCGACCGGCAAGCCGAAGGGCGTGGCCGTCAGCCACCGCTCCGCCGCCGCTTTCGTCGACGCCGAGGCCCAGCTCTTCCTGGTCAACTCCCCCGGCGGCCCCCTCGGACCCGAAGATCGCGTGCTGGCCGGCCTGTCGGTCGCCTTCGACGCGAGCTGCGAGGAGATGTGGCTGGCATGGCGCCACGGCGCCTGCCTGGTGCCTGCGCCCCGTAGCCTCGTCCGCTCCGGCATGGACCTCGGCCCCTGGCTGATCCGCCGGGACATCACCGTCGTCTCCACCGTTCCCACCCTGGCCGGCCTGTGGCCCGCCGAGGCGCTGGACAACATCCGCCTGCTCATCGTGGGCGGTGAGGCCTGCTCCCAGGAGCTGGTCGAGCGTCTGGCCACCGAGGACCGCGAGATGTGGAACACCTACGGTCCGACCGAGGCGACCGTCGTCGCATCCGCGACCCAGCTGTACCCGGATCATCCGGTGGGCATCGGGCTGCCGTTGGCGGGTTGGGATCTGCTCGTCGTCGATGAACAGGACCAGCCGGTCGAGGTCGGTCAGGTAGGTGAACTGGTGATCGGTGGCGTAGGTCTGGCCCGCTACCTCGATCCCGAGAAGGACGCCGAGAAGTACGCGCCCATGCCCACCGTCGGCTGGCCGCGTGCCTACCGCTCCGGCGACCACGTGCGCCTGGAGGAGGACGGCCTGTACTTCATCGGCCGTGTCGACGACCAGGTGAAGATCGGCGGCCGCCGCATCGAACTCGGCGAGGTGGAGGCGAACGTCGCCGCCCTGCCCAACGTGTACAACTCCGCCGTCGCCGTACAGAAGACCGGCGCGAATCAGTCGGTGCTGGTCGGTTACGTCTCCCTCGATGACCCGGAGATCGATTTCGACCACGAGGCCGCCCACCAGCGTCTCGCGGAGACCATGCCCGCTGCCCTCGTCCCGCGCATCTGCGTGATGGAGGAGCTGCCGATCCGCACCTCCGGAAAGGTGGACAAGAAGGCGCTGCCCTGGCCGCTGCCGGGCGTGGGTGTGGAGGCCACCGACCTCAACCCCACGGAGACCTGGCTCGCCGAGCTGTGGGTCGACGTTCTGGGCACCTCCGTCGCGGACGCCGACTCCGACTTCTTCACCCTCGGCGGCACCTCGCTCGCCGCCGCTACCCTGGTCGGCCGCATCCGCCGACAGGTTCCCACCGTCGCGGTGCGCGACCTCTACGATCATCCGCGTCTGGGCTCGCTCGCCGAGGCCGTCGAGTCCATCGCCAAGAAGTCAGGTGTCTCGCTTGTCGACACCACCCCCGTCGAACCCCGTGTGGTCCGCCCGGTAGGCGCAGGTACGCGCCTGGCACAGCTGCTGATCCAGGTCCCGATGATGACGCTGCAGGCCACCACCTGGCTGGGGTGGATTCTGCTGGGCGGCAACTTGGCCCGTCTGGCGGGTGTGGAGTGGGCGGTGCACACCTCGTGGTGGCTCATCGCGTTCCTGCTCGTCGTGTTCGGCTCCCCCGTCGGCCGCCTGCCGCTGGGCGGACTGGGCGCACGTCTGCTCACCGCCGGCATCAGGCCCGGCGACTACCGCCGCGGCGGCGCCACCCATCTTCGCATCTGGGCTGCGGAACGCTGGGCCGAGGCGTCGGGCTCCCATTCGATCTCGGGTGCCACCTGGGTCATCTACTACGCGCGTTCGCTCGGGGTGAAGATCGGCCGGGGCGTGGACCTGCACTCCCTGCCCCCGGTCACCGGCCTGCTCACGCTCGGCGACCACTCCGCCATCGAACCCGAGGTGGACATGTCCGGCTACTGGGTCGACGGTGACATCCTGCGCGTCGGCGCCATCGATGTGGGCAGCCAGGCCCGCGTCGGCGCCCGCTCCACCCTGCTTCCGGGCACCGTCATCGGCGCGGACGCCCATGTCGAGGCCGGTTCCACCGTCACCGGTGGCCGCCCCGTCAAACCGGGCGCCCGCTGGTCGGGTTCACCGGCAGAGAAGGTCGGACGCTCCAAACACCGCTTCCCCGACGAGCACCCGCCGCGTCGCACCCGTTGGGTGCCCATCTACGGTCTGACCTCTCTGCTGCTCAGTCTGCAGCCGCTGGTGGCCATCGCACTCGGTGGGCTCGTGGTTCTCACACTGGTCCAGTACACCGACGGCAACCCGCTGCTCGGTGGGGTGGTGTTCGCCCCGCTGGGTGGCCTGGTCGCGTTCGCCTTCTACATGGTGGCCACCTGGCTGGGTGTGCGCCTGCTCTCGCTCGGCCTGAAACCGGGCGTGACACCGGTACGTTCCTTCCACGGCTGGCAGCTGTGGACCATCGAACGCCTGATGGATGACGCCCGCACCTACCTCTTCCCGCTCTACGCCGGCCAGCTCACCCCGATGTGGTTGCGCAGCCTGGGCGCGAAGATCGGCCGCGACGTCGAGGTCTCCACCGCCGTGATGGTGCCCAAGCTCACCGAGGTACGCGACGGTGCCTTCCTCGCCGACGACACCCTCATCGGCGGCTACGAGCTCGGCGGCGGCTGGATGCTCACCGGTGAGACCCGCGTGGGCAAACGCAGCTTCGTCGGCAACTCCGGCATCACCGGGCCGGGACGCAAGCTTCCGAAGAACTCGCTCGTGGCTGTCCTGTCGTCGACGCCGAAGAAGGCCAAGGCCAACACCAACTGGTGGGGCTCCCCGCCGGAGCGTATGCGTCGTGTCCTGGTGGATGCCGGCGGTGGCGAGGCTCTGACCTACAACCCGGGACTCAAGGTGAAGGTGTTCCGCGGATTCATCGAGACGATGCGCCTGCTCGCGCCGATGGTGTCGGCGATGCTGCTGGCCGCGGTCGTCGGAACGCTCTACTGGCTGACGGTCAACGTCGGCGTGTGGGCCGCGTGGCTGGCCGGTGGCGTCACCCTGATGGTGGCCGGGCTGGTGGCCATGGTCATCACGGTGCTGGTGAAGTGGTTCTGCGTGGGTAAGCACCGCCCGGGCGATCACCCGCTGTGGAGCGAGTTCGTGTGGCTCAACGAGCTGCAGGACGCGTTCGTCGAGTCGGTCGCCGGGCCGTGGTTCCTGCAGCACAACCTGGGCGCCGGCGAGCTCAACGTCGCGCTGCGTGCGCTCGGTGTCCGCATCGGTCGCGGCGCCTGGATCGAGACCTACTGGTTCCCCGAGACGGATCTGTGTGTCGTCGGCCGCGGTGCGTCCGTCGGCCCGGGAACCGTCGTGCAGACACACCTGTTCCAGGATCGTGTCATGAGCCTCGACTACGTCACCATCGGTGACGGAGCGACCCTCGCCGCCCACTCGGTGGCACTGCCGGCCGCCACCCTCGGCGAGGGCGCGACCGTCGGCCCGGGCTCCCTGGTCATGCGTGGCGACCAGGTCCCGGCCAACACGGTGTGGCAGGGCAACCCGATCGAGCCGTGGACGGGCGTGAAGTCCTAG
- a CDS encoding cation diffusion facilitator family transporter translates to MISRRTHQQETALLIRFMYVSVAAAVLTIILKSAAAAITGSVGFLSDALESTVNLVAAVVAIFALRVAARPADSSHHFGHGKSEYVSALVEGMMIFIAAAAIILTSVQRLMDPQPLESVGIGLVLTTAASVLNGLVGVFLLRQGRRYRSATLSADGRHLITDVWTSVGVLVGIAAVWLTGWHWLDPAIALAVGANILVTGYGLLRDSLSSLISQSLSAADHDIIDAVLGQFRGRYPVDFAPPRTVSLGRQRLVNLVMGTPPAWSVEQAHNVATELETALEAALPGTDTIVHIEPWERMQAPT, encoded by the coding sequence ATGATCAGCCGGAGAACTCATCAGCAGGAAACCGCCCTGCTCATCCGTTTCATGTATGTTTCGGTCGCCGCCGCGGTGCTCACCATCATCCTCAAGTCCGCCGCTGCCGCGATCACCGGCTCGGTGGGTTTTCTTTCCGACGCCCTCGAGTCCACCGTCAACCTCGTCGCCGCCGTCGTCGCCATCTTCGCGCTGAGGGTGGCGGCCAGACCCGCCGACTCCTCCCACCACTTCGGGCACGGCAAATCCGAGTACGTCTCCGCCCTCGTCGAGGGCATGATGATCTTCATCGCCGCCGCGGCCATCATCCTCACCTCCGTGCAGCGGCTGATGGATCCGCAGCCCCTGGAGTCGGTGGGCATCGGCCTCGTCCTCACCACGGCGGCCTCGGTGCTGAACGGCCTGGTGGGCGTGTTCCTCCTCCGGCAGGGACGGAGGTACCGGTCCGCCACGCTGTCCGCCGACGGCCGGCACCTGATCACCGACGTGTGGACCTCCGTCGGGGTGCTCGTCGGCATCGCCGCCGTGTGGCTCACCGGTTGGCACTGGCTCGACCCGGCGATCGCCCTCGCAGTCGGCGCGAACATCCTGGTCACCGGCTACGGCCTGCTCCGTGATTCGCTGAGCAGTCTCATCAGCCAGTCGCTGTCCGCGGCCGACCACGACATCATCGACGCCGTCCTCGGCCAGTTCCGCGGTCGGTATCCCGTGGACTTCGCGCCACCCCGCACCGTCAGTCTCGGCCGCCAGCGCCTCGTCAACCTTGTCATGGGCACTCCTCCGGCCTGGAGCGTCGAGCAGGCGCACAATGTCGCCACCGAACTGGAGACCGCCCTGGAGGCCGCCCTGCCCGGTACCGACACCATCGTGCACATCGAACCGTGGGAGCGGATGCAGGCCCCGACATAG
- the ppk2 gene encoding polyphosphate kinase 2, whose product MADHKDDGLPVIDLAKTEGYIVDDSDEDDPILLRPDGTPIETWRENYPYEERMTRDEYEKTKRALQIELLKWQNWTKDTGQRHIILFEGRDAAGKGGSIKRFNEHLNPRGARTVALEKPSPRESTSWYFQRYIAHFPSAGEIIFFDRSWYNRSGVERVMGFCTESQHAEFLREVPMLENMLLGSGISLTKFWFSVTRKEQRTRFAIRQVDPVRQWKLSPMDLASLDRWDDYTRAKEEQFRYTDTDESPWVTIKSNDKKRARINAMRYILSKFEYTNKDHEVVGQPDPRIVLRGRDQIGD is encoded by the coding sequence ATGGCTGACCACAAGGACGACGGACTTCCCGTCATTGACCTGGCGAAGACCGAGGGTTACATCGTCGATGATTCAGATGAGGATGACCCGATTCTGCTCCGCCCGGACGGCACCCCGATCGAGACGTGGCGGGAGAACTACCCGTACGAGGAGCGCATGACGCGCGACGAGTACGAGAAGACCAAGCGCGCCCTCCAGATCGAGCTGCTGAAGTGGCAGAACTGGACCAAGGACACCGGTCAGCGCCACATCATCCTCTTCGAGGGCCGTGACGCCGCCGGCAAGGGGGGCAGTATCAAGCGTTTCAACGAGCACCTCAACCCCCGTGGCGCCCGGACCGTCGCCCTGGAGAAGCCCTCCCCGCGGGAATCCACCTCCTGGTACTTCCAGCGTTATATCGCGCATTTCCCTTCCGCCGGCGAGATCATCTTCTTCGACCGTTCCTGGTACAACCGTTCGGGCGTAGAGCGCGTCATGGGTTTCTGCACCGAGTCCCAGCACGCCGAGTTCCTCCGTGAGGTCCCGATGCTGGAGAACATGCTCCTGGGTTCGGGCATCTCCCTGACCAAGTTCTGGTTTTCGGTGACCCGGAAGGAGCAGCGCACCCGCTTCGCCATCCGTCAGGTCGACCCGGTGCGCCAGTGGAAGCTATCCCCGATGGACCTGGCCTCCCTGGACAGGTGGGACGACTACACCCGCGCCAAGGAGGAGCAGTTCCGCTACACCGACACCGATGAGTCCCCCTGGGTGACCATCAAGTCGAACGACAAGAAGCGCGCGCGCATCAACGCGATGCGCTATATCCTGTCGAAGTTCGAGTACACGAACAAGGACCACGAGGTCGTCGGTCAGCCTGATCCGCGCATCGTCCTGCGGGGCCGCGACCAGATCGGCGATTAG
- the groL gene encoding chaperonin GroEL (60 kDa chaperone family; promotes refolding of misfolded polypeptides especially under stressful conditions; forms two stacked rings of heptamers to form a barrel-shaped 14mer; ends can be capped by GroES; misfolded proteins enter the barrel where they are refolded when GroES binds), producing the protein MAKIIAFDEEARRGLERGLNTLADAVRVTLGPKGRNVVLERGWGAPVITNDGVSIAREIELEDPYEKIGAELVKEVAKKTDDVAGDGTTTATVLAQALVREGLRNVAAGSNPMGIKRGIEAATKKVTEALLASAKEVETEEEIAATAGISAADPAIGAQIAKAMYAVGNGQVNKDSVITVEESNTFGVELEVTEGMRFDKGYISGYMATDLERGEAVLEDPYILLVSSKISTIKDLLPLLEKVMQSGKPLLIIAEDVEGEALSTLVVNKIRGTFKSVAVKAPGFGDRRKAQLQDIAILTGGQVIAEEVGLTLETADLPLLGTARKVVITKDDTTIVQGAGSAEQIDGRVKQIRAEIENSDSDYDREKLHERLAKLAGGVAVLKVGAATEVELKERKHRIEDAVRNAKAAVDEGIVAGGGVALLQAAKVLVDDLGLTGDEATGVKIVRQALSAPLRQIALNAGLEAGVVADKVAGLPAGQGLNAATGEYVDLMAAGINDPVKVTRSALQNAASIAALFLTTEAVVAEKPAPAGAGAAPDADAMGGMGF; encoded by the coding sequence ATGGCAAAGATCATCGCCTTCGACGAAGAAGCACGCCGCGGACTCGAGCGGGGCCTGAACACCCTCGCCGACGCCGTCAGGGTCACCCTCGGCCCCAAGGGCCGTAACGTCGTTCTCGAGCGTGGCTGGGGCGCACCGGTCATCACCAATGACGGCGTGTCCATCGCCCGGGAGATCGAGCTCGAGGATCCCTACGAGAAGATCGGTGCAGAGCTCGTCAAGGAGGTCGCCAAGAAGACTGACGACGTCGCGGGCGACGGCACCACCACCGCCACCGTCCTGGCTCAGGCTCTCGTCCGCGAGGGGCTGCGCAACGTTGCCGCGGGTTCCAACCCGATGGGCATCAAGCGTGGCATCGAGGCCGCCACCAAGAAGGTCACCGAGGCTCTGCTCGCTTCCGCCAAGGAGGTCGAGACCGAGGAGGAGATCGCCGCCACCGCCGGTATCTCCGCCGCTGACCCGGCCATCGGCGCACAGATCGCCAAGGCCATGTACGCCGTGGGCAACGGCCAGGTGAACAAGGATTCCGTCATCACCGTGGAGGAGTCCAACACCTTCGGTGTGGAGCTCGAGGTCACCGAGGGCATGCGCTTCGACAAGGGCTACATCTCCGGTTACATGGCCACCGATCTGGAGCGTGGCGAGGCCGTCCTCGAGGATCCCTACATCCTCCTGGTCTCCTCCAAGATCTCCACCATCAAGGACCTGCTGCCCCTGCTGGAGAAGGTCATGCAGTCCGGCAAGCCGCTGCTGATCATCGCCGAGGACGTCGAGGGCGAAGCTCTGTCCACCCTCGTGGTGAACAAGATCCGCGGCACCTTCAAGTCCGTCGCCGTCAAGGCCCCGGGCTTCGGTGACCGCCGCAAGGCGCAGCTGCAGGACATCGCCATCCTCACCGGTGGTCAGGTCATCGCCGAGGAGGTCGGCCTGACCCTGGAGACGGCCGATCTGCCGCTGCTGGGTACCGCCCGCAAGGTCGTCATCACCAAGGACGACACCACCATCGTTCAGGGTGCCGGCTCCGCCGAGCAGATCGACGGCCGCGTCAAGCAGATCCGCGCCGAGATCGAGAACTCCGACTCCGATTACGACCGTGAGAAGCTGCACGAGCGTCTGGCCAAGCTGGCCGGCGGTGTCGCGGTGCTCAAGGTCGGTGCCGCCACCGAGGTCGAGCTGAAGGAGCGGAAGCACCGCATCGAGGATGCCGTCCGCAACGCCAAGGCTGCCGTGGACGAGGGCATCGTCGCCGGCGGCGGCGTCGCTCTGCTGCAGGCCGCCAAGGTGCTTGTCGACGACCTCGGCCTCACCGGCGACGAGGCGACCGGCGTCAAGATCGTCCGCCAGGCGCTCTCCGCCCCGCTGCGTCAGATCGCCCTCAACGCCGGCCTGGAGGCCGGTGTCGTGGCCGATAAGGTGGCCGGCCTGCCCGCCGGTCAGGGCCTCAACGCCGCGACCGGTGAGTACGTCGACCTCATGGCCGCGGGCATCAATGACCCGGTCAAGGTCACCCGCTCTGCTCTGCAGAACGCCGCGTCCATCGCCGCGCTGTTCCTGACCACCGAGGCCGTCGTCGCTGAGAAGCCGGCCCCGGCCGGCGCCGGCGCCGCTCCGGACGCCGACGCAATGGGTGGCATGGGCTTCTAG
- a CDS encoding TRAFAC clade GTPase domain-containing protein, producing MSRTIHTGLLPTRCPYTFREMPDPQAEHSPFLTPSEQEDYSLPEGWQGSGTLTFAMAGARTSGKSLFIAVIVKLLQRLVIANQGTFRYADEHTRRTYTERYEKPLFEKMGLLPPTPPVSSTDAHQDRPLVFDVGTHRRDGQLQKIFVVFRDVAGEDLKEENFEERQESLDFFRAADQILFLFDPMAVPRIRQLLEGSVPIHEVGDDDPTVVLQNVLRVLGTDYRPDIALCLSKFDVMQRLSEVNQAHHFADGTNTVNWQRVMNNYGASFRREGALPTEPFDSDNSHLLHMEVSSLLQCLDATQMINQLSTPLFGTDPYRYQCFVVSALGASPEGDRVSRTGIAPFRCMDPLRQKFSEYALFDGSGRMGDFR from the coding sequence ATGTCGAGAACAATTCACACAGGGCTGCTGCCCACGCGCTGCCCCTACACCTTCCGGGAGATGCCGGATCCGCAGGCGGAGCACTCTCCGTTCCTCACCCCCTCTGAGCAGGAGGATTACTCCCTGCCGGAAGGTTGGCAAGGTTCAGGGACCCTGACCTTCGCCATGGCGGGGGCGCGTACCTCGGGCAAGAGCCTTTTCATCGCGGTGATCGTGAAGCTGCTGCAGCGGCTGGTCATCGCGAACCAGGGAACGTTCCGTTACGCCGATGAGCACACCCGGCGCACGTACACGGAGAGGTACGAGAAGCCGCTCTTCGAGAAGATGGGCCTGCTTCCGCCGACCCCGCCGGTATCGTCGACGGATGCGCACCAGGACCGTCCGCTCGTCTTTGATGTCGGCACTCACCGGCGGGACGGGCAGCTGCAGAAGATCTTCGTGGTCTTTCGTGATGTGGCGGGCGAGGACCTCAAGGAGGAGAACTTCGAGGAGCGTCAGGAGTCTCTCGACTTCTTCCGCGCCGCCGACCAGATCCTCTTCCTGTTCGACCCGATGGCCGTGCCGCGTATCCGGCAGCTGCTCGAGGGCTCCGTTCCCATTCACGAGGTCGGTGATGACGATCCCACCGTCGTCCTTCAGAATGTGCTCCGCGTCCTTGGGACCGATTACCGACCCGACATCGCCCTGTGCCTGTCCAAGTTCGACGTCATGCAGCGCCTCTCCGAGGTCAATCAGGCGCATCACTTCGCGGACGGGACGAACACGGTGAACTGGCAGCGGGTGATGAACAATTACGGGGCGTCCTTCCGCCGGGAGGGTGCGCTACCGACGGAACCCTTCGACTCAGACAACAGCCACCTTCTCCACATGGAAGTGTCCAGCCTGCTGCAGTGCCTGGACGCAACTCAGATGATCAACCAGCTGAGCACCCCGCTGTTCGGCACTGATCCGTACCGCTACCAGTGCTTCGTGGTGTCGGCGTTGGGAGCTTCGCCGGAAGGGGACCGGGTCAGCCGCACCGGCATTGCACCGTTTCGCTGCATGGATCCGCTCCGCCAGAAGTTCTCCGAGTATGCGCTTTTTGACGGCTCCGGCCGGATGGGAGATTTCCGTTGA
- a CDS encoding GAP1-N2 domain-containing protein — MTEQQRRWSHVTYASFRNRAGGGGWHTGPSVAATQADEQLVVQYAPTSVVPTMPVDDFIGAAEIADLPRRFEYLPLEDMGLFIQSVPAGKDATGRPGNVFTHAFIDHVLAEPLAAKYPINLYGSPDLQTPFRIASVDAVELDAELQEPRPGPLTDLSVAWTMVTTMLGDRSGALFRLQDVLVEDFSTPVLTVRNANEAVYWLQALSSTLSPGESRKLLRFSTFERAQSLPAPLPGLPRPVLVVPDADKEALRRREGITVIDPADPDTQQASPGSAWSILTKGLVASGLPPQTVVELLEEPAPTGALTFGDALARMVRGHAELFGEELVDVAKQHLAAAKKPRTAEPHDADLTLVRRVVADPQLVLYQQVWPQVAPPKMSEREFAKLGDAALDGIGRLREVPREVLVGYLNFLLRTGLVPVENTRDKEFRNLFSDFDSFRGAPHLPAPPSAHPELPTLLSLADADRKQALGARQLRSEHVTGALGCDRSLEDITAWLRTPVAREALRTWIDDKVILRSSRDFSYDLLRVYYTVCIHLSVEPFISGDRKNDERLCLALGELMVHALEKGLQLKRQRRDGQPVTTGEFVALGHRIAREDLLPAEYRPVLLDRIVAEVREHGSPDRLEGLSTSHKQIVAAVARGITEQMSRSR, encoded by the coding sequence GTGACCGAGCAGCAGCGACGCTGGTCGCACGTCACGTACGCCTCCTTCCGCAACCGTGCGGGTGGCGGCGGCTGGCACACGGGGCCGTCGGTGGCTGCAACGCAGGCCGACGAGCAGCTGGTCGTGCAGTACGCGCCGACCAGCGTGGTACCGACGATGCCCGTGGACGATTTCATCGGTGCCGCAGAGATCGCGGACCTGCCACGGCGTTTCGAGTACCTCCCGTTGGAGGACATGGGCCTGTTCATACAGTCCGTGCCCGCCGGCAAGGACGCGACGGGCAGGCCGGGCAATGTGTTCACCCATGCGTTCATTGACCATGTCCTTGCGGAGCCGCTCGCGGCGAAGTACCCGATCAACCTCTACGGTTCCCCGGATCTGCAGACCCCTTTCCGCATCGCCTCGGTCGATGCGGTGGAGCTGGATGCGGAGCTGCAGGAGCCCCGCCCGGGGCCACTGACGGATCTGTCGGTGGCGTGGACGATGGTCACCACTATGTTAGGGGACCGTAGCGGCGCGTTATTCCGGCTGCAGGATGTCCTCGTCGAGGACTTCTCGACGCCCGTCCTCACCGTCCGCAACGCCAACGAGGCGGTGTACTGGCTGCAGGCTCTGTCGTCGACGCTGTCTCCGGGCGAATCGCGGAAACTGTTGCGCTTCTCGACGTTCGAGCGGGCCCAGTCTCTGCCGGCCCCGCTACCTGGGTTGCCCCGGCCGGTGCTCGTCGTCCCCGACGCGGACAAGGAGGCGTTGCGTCGTCGGGAAGGCATCACCGTCATCGACCCCGCAGACCCGGACACGCAGCAGGCGTCCCCTGGTTCGGCGTGGTCGATCCTGACCAAGGGGTTGGTCGCGTCCGGTCTCCCGCCGCAGACCGTGGTGGAGCTGCTTGAAGAACCTGCACCCACCGGTGCCCTCACCTTTGGTGATGCCCTGGCCCGGATGGTCCGCGGGCATGCGGAGTTGTTCGGGGAGGAACTGGTGGACGTCGCGAAACAGCACCTGGCCGCTGCGAAGAAACCGCGAACGGCGGAACCCCACGACGCCGACCTCACTCTCGTGCGCCGGGTTGTCGCCGACCCGCAACTGGTGCTCTACCAGCAGGTATGGCCGCAGGTCGCCCCGCCGAAGATGTCCGAGAGGGAGTTCGCCAAGTTGGGGGACGCCGCTCTCGACGGTATCGGCCGGCTCCGGGAGGTTCCCAGGGAGGTCCTGGTGGGATACCTCAATTTCCTGCTGCGTACCGGCCTGGTGCCGGTGGAGAACACGCGAGACAAGGAGTTCCGCAACCTCTTCAGCGATTTCGATTCCTTCCGCGGAGCCCCTCACCTGCCGGCGCCGCCAAGCGCTCATCCGGAGTTGCCGACCCTGCTTTCCCTGGCCGACGCGGATCGGAAGCAGGCGCTCGGTGCCCGCCAGCTGCGGTCCGAACATGTGACGGGAGCGCTGGGCTGCGACCGGAGCCTGGAGGACATCACCGCCTGGCTGCGCACCCCGGTCGCCCGTGAAGCGTTGCGGACCTGGATCGACGACAAGGTGATTCTCCGCAGTTCCCGTGACTTCTCGTACGATCTGTTGCGCGTGTATTACACGGTGTGCATCCACCTTTCCGTGGAGCCGTTCATCAGTGGGGACCGGAAGAACGACGAGAGGTTGTGCCTGGCTCTCGGTGAACTGATGGTCCATGCCCTGGAAAAAGGGCTGCAGCTGAAGAGGCAGCGCCGTGACGGCCAACCGGTCACCACCGGGGAGTTCGTGGCTCTCGGTCATCGGATCGCCCGCGAGGACCTCCTCCCGGCGGAATACCGCCCTGTCCTGCTCGACAGGATCGTGGCGGAGGTGCGTGAGCACGGTTCCCCGGACCGGTTGGAAGGCTTGTCCACCTCCCACAAGCAGATCGTCGCGGCCGTCGCCCGCGGCATTACCGAGCAGATGAGCAGATCGCGATGA